TGAAATAGACGTCAACTATATCGTTTTAAGGGTTAAAAGTCTTTTCATATAGTTAGGtaacattacataaaataatgcgACATACCTAATCCAATCCTGGATCATATCAAAAGGCGCAACCCGAGCTTCAGAGAGGTTAGGATGTCACCCGGAACTAAAGTTAGGAGGAAGAAAACTACAATAAAGAGGTCTTAAACAGCATTTAGGTACACCAAATTTTAatgcaatattaaaaataagaaattggaCCTCATTCACATAGACCTAAACTGTGTCAGCATATATTTTGCTTCTAGTCTTTGCAATTTTGTTGAATGAATTCAAATATGTCCAACAGCTTAGTAACGACTCAGGAATGTAATGCGGGTTTTTCTTGCTGTAATGATTCAGATATATCGCCAGTGCGACTAACATGCCCGACCATACATAcctgtgaaattaaaattcaaattaagcataaatcatttaataatttgtatattcTGTCCTAcaaatttactgtatttttgtgttctttAGTAtctacaataaagatattacaaacaaataaatcaattaaaatacatatatattgtaatatataatGGTCAACATCTTGAAACTGTAGCCTTTATCATGGCGATAAAGCTCAAAATTCAACTCACTCTTTTACTCTGGCAATTTATGCCTTGTTCACAATCTGAGAGCTTTGAAGAAGGCATAAGACAGCGCTGCCTGCCCCCTCAGCTTGGCACGCGCGACGTTGTTAATATCGggcgaaaaactatcgttgTCCTTTTGCacgacataataaaaagcgaaactgcgatagtttttcgcgtgataaaaacagcgtcgcgCGCGCAGCTGCGGCAGGTGGGGCGCCTTTACTAATAAAACAGCTTAATATTATGGTTCAAAGTTacagataaaacaaaaaagcgtAGACGataaaagtgtaaaaaaaatactcactgGAAGACGAACGGCTTGCTGAAGAACAAGAAGGATATGatgatagacagagccttccTCATAGTTGTGACTGTGACAGCGATGGTGGCGCCACTGATTCGGACTAATGTCAAAACTGCTTGTAGTCCCATGTACCCGCCGACGCTTAGCAGGAAGATGTTGGGGTATATTACGAATGGCGTCTGGAAAACAACCAGACAATGGCAATAGTGAGAAATGTTGCAAAGCAAACCCAGGGCCATAAAGCGTAACAGCGTAAAGTACAGTCGGAGTTATAATAAACTAACCAACTCTCCCTGTTTGTGCCGTTTCTTACATCTTGTTATACAATCTTTGTGAcgttttgcatacatacatacatatggtcacgtctatatcccttgcggggtggacagagccaacagtcttgaaaagactgaatggccacgttcagctatttggattagtgatagaattgagattcaaatagtgacaggttgctagcacatcgcctaaaaagaatcccaagtttgtaagcctataccttagtcgccttttacgacatccatgggaaagagatggaatggtcctattcttttttgtattggtgctgggaaccacacggcacgtgacGTTTTGATTTGTCTCATTTGCAATAAACATCACGCTCGAGAGCCcgcatttcatttaaaataacacagTAGTGCATTGTAAATTCAACCTTATACACTTCCTGTTATTGTAAGAGGTGGTTAGTTTTATCcataagataataaaaaaatatagttaattgACCCTTTCCTCCTTATTTCACTTCTACTTCACCTATTACCTACTTCCTCACTTGTTATATCAGTGGAACACCACATCTTAGAAATGGGAGCCAGTTAGCCAAACAGCagtgaactaaataaatttcaaaatgacATACCTTAGCACAATATATGAATCCGTCATACAAAATCCCACTGACTCCGGTGAAAGCAAGCAAGTAACCGCTGGCTATTGCGTACGAATAGAACACCACTTCGTTATTGGAGGCCTGGTACTGCTTCATGGCTTTCTCTTGCACGTTGCCGATTATAGCGTCGCAGAGTAACGCGAGGGAGATCACGATCACGCCTACAATATTGAAGTTTGATGATGTTTTAGAATcagctgaaaaaaataaaattattaatatacatataatactcagtgccactccatctcttccacAAGAATGTCGTAAATGCCGACTAAGGAAATAAAGATACAGAAAAATGTAGTGTGTACCAGCTGCTTACCTTCACGTGCAGAATGTAAAAGTCAATGAAGGGAACGAAAACTTATactactatttcttgtaactgtaaatttctgtgcggCGTGGGTGAGTGGCcggctaatattataaatgcaattttttttttggctagCTTTACGACTAAACCACAGGTCTGCCTTTGATGACATTTACTATGAATATTGAGGGCCATTTTAGTTCAACATGTAGGTAAAATCTAGTATACATAATTCTAATATGGAAACTGCGGTGGGTGTGGAAACAACCATATGGTAATTCTTATTGTCTGGATATACAAccattatttgtatgtataggaCAATTTTACACTGTATACAATTTCATACAGTAGTCTTATTGGCTTAACTCctgctaaaataaaaacacatctACTCACCTATAGTGAACATAGTAAGTCCTATACACATAACTACAGCTGCCACGTAATCCAGGAAGGCATATCTCTTCCCCATTATAATAATGCTACCTATCATTACGGGGATCAATTTGCAACTCTTGAATATCAGCTGTGTTGGGTAGTTCAGATAGCTCAGTGCTAGGTTAGATAGTGACATGGTTCCTAATGTTAAGGCAGCTATTACTGCATAAATTCTTAATGGCACTCtgaaaaaatcatattatattttatttaggtacaatTGATTAGCTGGCTGGCTTTTGGTTGTGATTTAGAGATTAAAGAAGAATGAAGTACCTACTATATAGttcaatatgaaaaaaaatatataattatttgaaaatcaattgatgacatgaaaatatttaatttatatttgtagtattttttcttatttcctttaaaaatacatacatacataaaatcacgcctctttcccggaggggtaggcagagactacctctttccacttgccatgatctctgcataaaataattcctttaaaaatctacataaataaacacattttcaAGTACAGAGgagcttataaaaaaagactaaGAATAAATACTCACTTTCTTTTGATTGGGTTCCTTATAACAGATTCTATATAACTTAGTaacattgtaattaaaaactgAACTAATGTTATGTAAAGGCTAACTGGCTTGATCTCCGGTGCGGAGAATAttaattctaaataataacCATAGCctaaataacatataaaaacaaatgctgTGCAACACGCAAACTGTGTCAAGTGGCTAAAAGGAGTTAAGTCCAAGCACAGAATATTAATCTCtgactttttatttgattcttCATTTCCttcatcaatttttattaGGGTTTCCTTTTGTGAGTTCATTTCTGGCAAAGTGTTTCAGAACTTTTTCATGTTTAACTTGTTGcactgaaattcaaattgaaaataaatagctgtcttattacttacttattaaactttttactgtaaaacaattgtttattttaagtctttgtttcaagtttatatGGGCTGGTAAAAGGTAGCTTATTAGTTTTGATTGTTGTCATTCTGCACTTCAAAGTATGTAGTCTGATCTACaacttttaatgtaaatagtaGGTTCTCTACCTACTttgttattgaataaatatatttttgtaatgcaGTTTCAAAATTATCATATGATCCATTTCAAGGCCATCACGCTTGTAATTTCAGATCCTAAGTTACTTTCTGTTTCCATATCAGGACTTAACAAAATGTACAGCTAATTGACTGAGGCAAGGGACCTAAAACAAAACTGATAAAAGTACCATTTATTTTAGTCAAAAACTCCAATATGCATAGAAAGATGTTTGTCGCTGGCCTGGCACACTTACACGAGCAATTTacacaagtttattttaattcaaacgtacgtgtcttaaaaaaaataacaaaacagtgTTTCAGATGAAGcatttcaaattcaatcaaATCAAACTCAAACCAAAGCAACTGGTATTACCAACTTCTATGAGTAATACCCCTTCACAGTTTAATAACTACTCGCAAGAAAAAGCCGAATATTTTAGCCTTTTCTCTATAAATGGATTTTCTGTGCAGTAGGTTTGCATCTCCCTTCAAAATGTAGGTAGGGTCTGTCAATGGAATTTTTAAGTTCATGGGGCATCAAAATTTAAGTTCAGTTGTCAGAGGATTCCTCTATCGACATCTATCTGCGCTTTTAGTATTATTGCTCAAGTTAAAGATGAAATGTTGCGAAATCctcgtaaataaaaataaatagatttagaaataaaagacaATACGTAATGAATAATGATTTATGATAAGATTTGTTGGTTTACACATTAACTTCAAGTAATGTGTTACTACCGTAGAAAGAGGATGGTTTTCTTAGTTGGGAACACTGCATAACACAACAACCAAATAGGTGCACACACACTGCCAACACAACGCATTCTGACATTTCAGAATGAAGTGTTTTCACTTTATTCTGAAATTACAGAATGTGAAACATGAAACTGAAAGATTTTGACATTTGTTTTGAAAGATGCGTCATTGTGTGACTTCGACATTGAAGTTTGTTCACTGAGTGGAGTGCACTACAAAGAAATTGTACTAAagcaaacaataaataaattaatattaaccaACATTATTCGCCATATCtggcaaaatatttatgtaataattaataatttgaggtgcaaatttatttatataaattaatttggagGTGAGGTTTTAGGCGTACAAAAGACTGCGCTTAGCACacagaaatataaatgtaaaggATTGGCAATGAAGGCACGGTGCCCGCTTCAGCttctttattttgtagaagttaaaattaccaaaaattaCTAAGAAAGAAGGTACCTTAGCTCAGCAGAGCGAAAAATTGCTAATTGGTAGTATGAAAATCAAATTCCGTCAGTTCTTTTTAGTACTGTTTTATGGCAACCCTGTCGTAATTTTTCGTGTGGTTAGcaaacaaaataagaaaattatcgcaatattttaagtaaatcgatTGTATTTccttaaattcaaataattcttATCAAGGTGTGTGTGTTTAGTGTTTGGTCTCGCAgttgtgataaataaattcgTTTCTCTTTGTTAACTATAATAACACTTGTGTTCAACTTCCGCAGATTGCACAGTCAAACTGGATTGAAGATAATGATGGATTCTGACGCGTCCGGCGCGGATTTCTGCCGGTTTTGTAGGTCGGAGGCATCCTCCGACAGACCACTGTTCCATCCTTGCATTTGTACGGGCTCGATCAAATGGATCCATCAGGAATGTTTAGTACAGTGGATGAGGTACTCTCGGAAGGAGATTTGCGAGTTGTGCGGCCACCGATTCTCGTTTATGCCAATTTATTCTCCGGACATGCCCAGGAGGTTGCCTATTCGCGATGTAGTGGGAGGACTTGTGACATCGGTGGCATCAGCTGTGAAAGATTGGTTGCATTATACCTTGGTGGCTCTCGCGTGGCTCGGGATCGTTCCTCTTACAGCCTGTAGGACCTACCGCTGCCTTTTCTCAGGATCTCTAGATCCAGTGATTTCCCTGCCCTTTGACATTGTGTCAGCTGAGAATCTGGCTAAAGATGTTTTCTCTGGTTGCTTTGTTGTGACGTGCACACTGTTTTCCTTTATCGGTCTTGTTTGGCTGAGAGAGCAAATTATGCATGGAGGAGGACCAGACTGGATGGAAAGAGAAGTGTTGCCAGCCCCAGCACAAGAAGACATACCATTGccagataataataatgacagATTGGATGAGCAAGCTGAGGATGTTGGAGGTCGAGAAGAAGGGATTGTTGACGATGTTGATGATCTTCTAGTTGGTGATGAAGCTAATTGGAATCCCATGGAATGGGACCGAGCAGCCGCTGAGGAGTTGACCTGGGCTAGACTATTAGGCTTAGATGGCTCTATGGTTTTTCTGGAGCATGTCTTCTGGGTTGTGTCATTAAACACACTATTCATTGTTGTGTTTGCATTTTGCCCATACCATATTGGGAGAATTGGGGCAGCTGTAGCAGGGTTGAATGCTGAAGGTCCGTTTGCTGGCCCTCTTACTGCACTTGCAGGTTACGTGTTGGTGGGAGCTATTCTGGTGGTGTTCCATGGCATTGCTTCACTGTTGCGCCTAAGAAGTGCTAAGAAAGCCCTAGGATTCTGTTATGTGGTTGTGAAAGTGGCCCTTCTTTCTGTCGTTGAGGtgagtgtttttttaaatgagatGAGCATAAAGTCCttagtgtttaaaaaaataattgggtATTGATTccttatatttgtatttttgaagGACAAGAATTTATTCCATGCCACACTTATTCTATGACAAACTTAATGCAAACTATATCCTTTTTGGTCCCTCATATGACCACCAATATGACTATTGTTAATGTGAAAGtcatatttgtttacttacaaaaaacatattcaaacattattgatttatttttcagattggTGTGATACCCCTTGTCTGTGGATGGTGGCTGGACCTCTGTTCACTTTCAATGTTTGATGCCACTCTCAAAGACCGAGAAGCAAGTCTCCAAGCGGCACCCTGGACACTTATGTTCATACATTGGCTTGTTGGAATGGTCTATGTGTACTATTTTGCTTCGTTTATACTATTGTTGAGAGAGGTCTTGAGGCCAGGAGTGTTATGGTTCTTGAAAAACTTGAATGATCCAGATTTCAGTCCTGTACAGGTAATTTTGATTAGATTTACtatattcaattaatttttaatcaatatatCTTACAAGCTAACAGATATTTCATCCAAAATTTACTGCTTATCTGTTTTGGTCAAAGGAACACAACAGAAAACTGTACAACTGTTTTACTTaccatttttctttaaaaagaactacttgtattgtttgaaattatttgaaacaaCTCTCACATCATTTGTCAGATATTCATCAATTAATTTCACCGAATCAATTTCAGGAAATGATCCACCTGTCTGTCTGGTGTCACATCCGCCGACTCATACTGTCCGCCATGATATTTGGTACAGCTGTACTCTTCATGTTATGGCTGCCGATTCGAGTCATAAAGTATGTTATCCCAGGATTCCTGCCGTATGCTGTTGCTGTCCATACGGAGGCGCCGGTCAATGAACTTAGTTTGGAGTTGCTTCTACTCCAAGTgagtaatgaaaaaaaatttactcttgAAATGATAAGCTAAGTGGCTTGAGATAAGTAGGTAAATTTTTTCATGAATAagataataagtttattttaaaaggaaatGTTTCCTTGGGAGAAATTAGAATTATTAAGATGGAAGTTTGTGGATATACTGGTGGCAGAATAATTAAGTTTCcactgttatttttatacttacacattacatttatattatagttattgACATACACCAAACATTCATACTTCCTTGAATGTTGCCAAATACTTTTTGGTGCATTTTTTGTTGTAGTCGTGTTTTGTGCAAATGTTTGTTAATAGCACAAAATGACAAATAATCTATAGATGTTTCTGAAACAGGtattatgattaattaaaaatttcatacaCAGGTGATTCTCCCAGCTTTACTGGAGCAATCGCACACCCGCACGTGGCTGAAGGCGGGGCTTCGCGCGTGGTGCTCGCTGGCGGCGGGCGCGCTCGGGCTCCGCTCGTACTTGTTGGGCGCCGCAAGGAATGAACCTCTTCAGCCTTTGCAGCCCCCACCCGTGCAACTAGCGGCTGCGCACCAGGCAAGTTGTATAGTTCTATTAGTTGGTATCTTAactttagttaaaaattatttatacattatatactaTTTCAACAATCAACATAGAAATGGCTGGTAATGATTTAGAAAATCAGTGACattaaagagaaataaaaCTAGACCAAAAAAACATCTTCATGCACTAGTGACTAATGACATAAATTTATGTAACTAATTAATCCTATATCctgattgaaaataatttttcgaaCTGTACGACATATGCCTATATGactcttattttattaatttcacgcTATGATcttcaaaaaacaatttacgaTCCGATGTTGTCACTATAATTACAGCCCACCCACACCACACTTTGAAGAGATACGAAAGTCAAAACCACCAAAATTACTCAAAGACAGCCGCGCAAACCAACGTTATTTTCCCGAAatggctttatttttttttattgtaggcGCTGATGCGTCGTGACGGCCCGGCCGGGTTTGAGCCGTACGCGCGAGTGTCGTGGTTTCCGCTGCGGCTGGCCGCTCTGTTGGTATTAGTTTCCGTCTCGCTCGTCATGGCGAGCGCACTCATTTTGGTAAGTTGGTAGTTGTGACCTGTGTATTATAGAACATGACAATTGCATTTTAGTAACATTTGTAAAGAGGCTATTTATGATTCAGTGGATTTCGGGCCCACTGGTTTTTGTAAGATTGGCACATCGATTCCGTTG
The window above is part of the Amyelois transitella isolate CPQ chromosome 11, ilAmyTran1.1, whole genome shotgun sequence genome. Proteins encoded here:
- the LOC106141323 gene encoding adenosine 3'-phospho 5'-phosphosulfate transporter 2; translation: MNSQKETLIKIDEGNEESNKKSEINILCLDLTPFSHLTQFACCTAFVFICYLGYGYYLELIFSAPEIKPVSLYITLVQFLITMLLSYIESVIRNPIKRKVPLRIYAVIAALTLGTMSLSNLALSYLNYPTQLIFKSCKLIPVMIGSIIIMGKRYAFLDYVAAVVMCIGLTMFTIADSKTSSNFNIVGVIVISLALLCDAIIGNVQEKAMKQYQASNNEVVFYSYAIASGYLLAFTGVSGILYDGFIYCAKTPFVIYPNIFLLSVGGYMGLQAVLTLVRISGATIAVTVTTMRKALSIIISFLFFSKPFVFQYVWSGMLVALAIYLNHYSKKNPHYIPESLLSCWTYLNSFNKIAKTRSKIYADTV
- the LOC106139209 gene encoding E3 ubiquitin-protein ligase MARCHF6, with product MMDSDASGADFCRFCRSEASSDRPLFHPCICTGSIKWIHQECLVQWMRYSRKEICELCGHRFSFMPIYSPDMPRRLPIRDVVGGLVTSVASAVKDWLHYTLVALAWLGIVPLTACRTYRCLFSGSLDPVISLPFDIVSAENLAKDVFSGCFVVTCTLFSFIGLVWLREQIMHGGGPDWMEREVLPAPAQEDIPLPDNNNDRLDEQAEDVGGREEGIVDDVDDLLVGDEANWNPMEWDRAAAEELTWARLLGLDGSMVFLEHVFWVVSLNTLFIVVFAFCPYHIGRIGAAVAGLNAEGPFAGPLTALAGYVLVGAILVVFHGIASLLRLRSAKKALGFCYVVVKVALLSVVEIGVIPLVCGWWLDLCSLSMFDATLKDREASLQAAPWTLMFIHWLVGMVYVYYFASFILLLREVLRPGVLWFLKNLNDPDFSPVQEMIHLSVWCHIRRLILSAMIFGTAVLFMLWLPIRVIKYVIPGFLPYAVAVHTEAPVNELSLELLLLQVILPALLEQSHTRTWLKAGLRAWCSLAAGALGLRSYLLGAARNEPLQPLQPPPVQLAAAHQALMRRDGPAGFEPYARVSWFPLRLAALLVLVSVSLVMASALILVIPVAIGRKVMAIWLPKASEGVHELYTAACGMYVCWAVGRGGSLCAGWARGGRSALVSRAALWARRAARAAAAALLLLGLVPLLFGLLLELVLVIPLRVPLEQSPVLFVWQDWALGVLYTKIVCALTMMGPDWSMRRAIEKAYRDGIREMDLKFIVTEVAAPIVCWLGLALAVPYALAHSVAPLLLAAPAQRNLLARRVYPALLLCALLCALAVFQIRQFRKLYEHIKNDKYLVGQRLVNYDHRRHKQSAVTSN